In Quercus lobata isolate SW786 chromosome 12, ValleyOak3.0 Primary Assembly, whole genome shotgun sequence, a genomic segment contains:
- the LOC115972098 gene encoding uncharacterized protein LOC115972098: protein MDCLVLPVTILKRRCTGSRLGYRPLTEDGFEESGHQVTVVVGKEKREFLVDPFVLEENPFRVLIEMMKKNDQEKNFVVDHRSKKRVIFVDVDSILFEHMLWLMYNDCSSLFKLNLKEIIDFYSQDY from the coding sequence atggATTGCTTGGTCTTGCCGGTGACTATCTTGAAGAGGCGCTGCACGGGGTCACGGCTAGGCTACCGGCCTTTAACCGAAGATGGGTTCGAGGAGTCGGGGCATCAAGTGACCGTGGTGGTCgggaaggagaagagagaaTTCTTGGTGGATCCATTTGTGCTAGAAGAAAACCCCTTTCGGGTTTTGATtgagatgatgaagaagaatgATCAGGAGAAGAATTTTGTTGTGGATCATAGGAGCAAGAAGAGGGTGATTTTCGTGGATGTGGATTCGATTTTGTTCGAGCACATGTTGTGGTTGATGTATAATGATTGTTCTTCTTTGTTTAAGCTCAACCTCAAGGAGATAATTGACTTCTATTCTCAAGATTACTAG